ttttaacgTGTTGTTTGTCATAAATTGATGGAATGGGTGTatgtgttaacgtttgtaaacctcagagGGGTACacaaaattatccaaaactggaggataaaattatactttcgttaaacctcagggtgagatgtgtaaattacccataatTTAAATACACATGGATATGATATTGACATTGGGTAGTTATTCTTGAACCAACCTTCCATGTCTGGATAGTTATATTAAAACTTTcctctcttaccaaaaaaaaaaaaaaaccttcctCGGTTTCTTTCCATGTATTCTCACAAGAGAAATGACAGCCACATATGGACCATACACCATCACAAAAAATTGCAAGGACTCATCACGTACTTGTCGTGTAAGTAAAAATACCATTTAGGCCAATAAACTGATACATATGGTTAAAAAATCTAACTGTGAGGGAACGTTTCACTTGTGAATTGTGAATTTCATGTGAACATGCATGTTGACCCGTGCATTTCAGTAGATGAAGACGAAACCATTGATCGATGTCCTACTTTAAGTTTGTTATTGCAACGAATATCGTCACTTGATGGAGATTGGTTTTTCTCTCCTCACCTTATCTGTATACTGACAACAGAATGGTAATAAAtgaatgggaagcagttttctgtatgggagtgtggtctacgtcagcactcccatgtgtctatctctgtccttcttaaaataagggggcaaaagtatcttttcacatggggaggagagagatagactcatgggagtgctggcgtaggccacactcctggatagagaactttttccctatatgAATATATTGATAGAGAGAAGACCTTGAAAGATaagagagtcatttcaaagggagaaagagagagatagacacataaggtGCTAGCATACGGTATATCGCTAgtatacccatccctctccctttatttttatattaaatatattaaacTCAATATACATAGTTTATGCGAGTAAACATTCCAGATGTGATGTTTACCCAAGAAGATGTGAGCTATATGGTAACATGTTTCTATTGTACCCACACAATTTTATTTTCTAGCCCAAGAGATAGATACACAAGACGTGGTGGAATGGACTTGCCTtggttgagaattgagatggGCACACGCATGGACAAATTCGGTATAGGCAATTCCAATTTGGTGGACACTACACTGTGAAAATAACAATCAAATGTTACCAAACATTtataatttttggaaaattctctCAACCAACAGCATACCCATGCGGATCCGATCGACTCCTCTGCTTCTGCCTGTTCGGTATTGCCGTACGCCCCCACACACAAGCGCAGCCAAAAGTACCATCTTACCTTGCTCAGgaaggggtaaggtggtacatTCTAGCTTACTTGTATGTGGGGCACACACAACAATAGGGGttggcggaagtagaggagtcgaacAGACCCTATGTCCAGAGATATGAAATTTTCTATTCATTACTATCGTCATTGTGGACCACAAATTGTTTTCCGATtgattcttctctatttattGTAGCCTGCTCTAGAGTCCACGTAAATAATTCCCACAGAGAGTAATAACTACAAGGGTCATGTTTGTTTGACGAAAAATAATGAGGGCGGAATAAAGGAGGGAAATAATtgtagggttttctaaaaaaatactaaacgggggcgctgttctctgagccgcagcacaggctgctcccagacacatggggtgggagcaatgaccaccctgccccctgagtggtaggcccatgtgcctgggcgcatcCTGCGCTGCGGCCCAAAAAACAATCTCCCAAAACTAAATGTTTGGTTATCAGGTGCAAGAATTGGGCTAATAGACGCAACCCTTTTTGGATCCATAGGGATAGGATAGAGGGATAGGGTATGTAAATAGCAGTAAGACGATGAGGTAAAATTGGGAAACCATCTCAATTTTTATACGGTTAGTAGATTAGGGTTTATTACTCTTCACACTTCGCAGTGTTGGTGGCACGAAGCTTTGGAAGTTTTGGCGGAAACCCTAATACTGTAAGTCCTTCTGCATCTTATATCTCATCTTCCTCTCCTGACGCACTCCGATTCTAGCTGTTTCAAAATCTCCTTTTTGTTCATTGATGAGCTTTTTCATCGACGATTTTGATGGTTTTTTCGGGCTTTAAATTTGCTTTGTTGATTGTTGTCTACTTCAATGGTTTGTGCTTTGTTTGGTTCTTATAACGTAGACGCTGAGTCATGTCGAATGTCTTCTTCAAACTGTTTTGAATTTATCATTTTGATTGttttgatgatgaagatttaTAAACATTTCCCGCTGTTAGGAGTTTCAATGTTATTATTACTGTCTTTTGGCACTCATCAGGTGAATTGTAAAGAATAGGGGAGAGAAGCTCATTGattatccacacatgtaatgtctgaaaatttgagttttagtttgatttcagaAAATATTTGATAGGTTTTCTTGTTTCTGAACCGTCTGCTGTGTGGAAACTGAATATGATTACACGGCTACAAGAGTACAAGGCAGCATAGTATATATTtttagggattttcttattgacaccagtaaaggtgtcaaataatttgtaagttttttttttttttgttcttttggtaTAACACAACTTTTTGTAGTGAGAGaaatagtgtcatttcacatgcatattcaaaaaatgtgcatgacaatgatATCTTTTGATAAATGACATAATgatgtcaattttttttccaaatatttttaatttgagAATAAAACTAGGGGCAATTAATAGaagatgtcaagttctaaatacacttatagaggtatcattcagacactcccatTTTTATACAGAAGATTTTGATGTTAATGAAGGAATGATCACATATAGTTTGTCGGTAGTTacccttcacccatggtgaatgggtcTTGATGTTTTTGGATGGGTATCGGGAACTgtggggagggcattatcaacTCTGTACAGTTAGGGGCAAAGTAATTTGATCTTAGATGGGTgtacttttccttcacccacagtgaaggaaaactttctcctagtTTGTCCTTATGCTTTCATTCTTATTAGTGCCCGTATGCAATTTGGGGAAAATGCGAGGAGAGGATTTTGACTGTCAAATGGGGGGTTTTTAAATAGAGGAGAGATTATGGGGTCCAGTTGTTTGTGAGGGGACGTGTAAAGGAATCCACCTTTGTATGGTTCCTATTCCCTTAtcattataattttttgggagaGGCTTTCCCCTGACACCCGTTTGCAATTTGGGGAGAATGGGTGGCAGATTTCGAATATTCAAATAGGGGTGGGTTTTTAATGGAGGAGAAAGTGTGGGACCCAATTGTTTGTGGGGGCGTGTAAAGGAATCTGTAAGACGGTGTCATGCATTTccctttcccttattttttatattatttcagTTTGTAGTACAtgtttatttattgattttgttttttgtttttgcagaAGCCATGGCTGTTCCTCTGCTCACCAAGAAGATCGTAAAAAAGCGTGTCAAGAAGTTCAAGAGGCCACAGAGTGACCGGAAGATCTGTGTAAAGGTATATTTTGCTTCATTTCCTTTCTGCAGCACCCTGAAAGAATTGTTTCTTAGAGGAGTTGCATCTTTCAAGCTGTATTTGAGACTAACTGGGCAAAATGTCCCCTTCAGTCTCATATCATTTGCCCTTTAATTTCTAAATCTGTACTGGAGTAATATGTTTCTCCTGAAGCATGGAGCACTCAAAATTCACTTCTCTGGAGTTAACTTGTTTAGTTCTAGAATTGGTTCAAGGAGGAATGGTAAACCTCTAAATTCGTGTAATCAAATTCCTAATAAATTGgacaagtctctctctctctctgaggtCAATGGTTAAGGAATAGTGAGTTGAGTTGTCAGCAGTGGGCAATTTCTTGACATCTTGTGTTCATCATGTTCTTACTATCCACTGGATGTTGAAATTCATGATTGCCCAAATTTTAAGTAATCATGGTGGGGGTGGGTAGGATGAACCCTACGTTTGGGCTAAACAGCCCTTAGATAGGATACCCAAGTTACCCAAAACAGAAAGTCAACAAAAGTCAgccttctcagatgaaggtcaaactCTGCAATTATTCATGAATAAATAATATAGATGTCCTTCAAAAGATGGTAATGATCTAACACTCGGATTAAAAGTAATTGAAGAATATTCAAATGTGAAATTGGAATTCAAGAACAGGAAAAAACTTAATTACTCAGGATCAGAGAATCAGATCAAGCTTAGAAAGCTGGTCGAGTGCCTCTTTTAACAGGTAGAGTCAATGCTGAAAATTTCAGCCAGATCTAAGGGGTAAAGTCAAAGCTGAAAATTTCAGCCAGATCCAATGGACAGATCTGCTGATGTAGACACTTCCAAGTGGAATTAGGATAAGTCAAAACAACTCAAACTAGGCTTAGTATGATGGATCTGATTGCAGATTTAATATGCCCAACAGAAACTCAGTATATGTAAATAATATCAGAATAAATAGAGCAGTAAATATCAGATATAGAGCAGCCTTCAAAATAGCAAGAATCGAGGATCATTCACGCAGCAGATTCAGAAACTCATAACAGAATGGCATTTGAAATACCATGAAGATTTTTTGAAATCAAAACACGAATCAGACATGTAGAAGTCTAGATTCCAGCTATCTTACTTATAGTAGGATAGCCTTATTAcaggaggaaagagaaaaacagagaTAGAACAAATAACTATGGCTTCCCTTCAAGAACAAGGATCAGAATCTCACTGTCCTCCAAGGACCTCCCACCCTCTACTGAATTGCACAACATTCCATTGGAGAGAAACAAACTTTTGTTCATCAAATTGTCTGTGAGCCTTGGCTCTTTACAAGTTATTCATAAAAACTAAATCACATTCCTAATTTGAACAGGAAAGTACAATCCTATTGCGAGTCAACATAAATAAGAAGCATAACAATAAAAGGAAACCTTCTCACGCAAGGTGAGGGAATTCAAAGCCTATTAAACCATTTTGATATGACTGAACCATGTGATTTACAGTTTGCAACTCCATTTCTTAGTTTCATGTGTTCACACAATTTTGCTGGACAATTCCTGGATGCTTATGTAGTGGTCCCACTTAGAAGATATGAACAGTTTTGTTTTGAACTGAAAAGCATACCAACAACATAGATTATTACTTTAAAGGGAGTATGGATGCATTTGTGCTTGgccttttttggggggggggggggcaatcaTCTAATCTTGAATTCTGTTTCCTTGTGTTAGTGCATTGATTAGTTTTCACATTAAACTCGTGCACAAATTGATCCAAAagctcttttctttgattgcatctGTGGTGTTTTGCATCATGTTGTCTttgttcttccttttcctttatttgGATTGCTTTTCTCTTCGTTTTCGTTTCATAAAACAGTAATTAGAACTGATCATATAATAGTGCTAGTGAAATGGAAAAACGATGTCACATATAATAGTTCTTGTATGCATTGTATGCACATGACTAATTCTTCTATGCACTGCATGTATCATGACAGACAAACTGGCGTAGGCCCAAAGGTATTGATTCTCGAGTGAGGAGGAAGTTTAAGGGTTGCACTTTGATGCCCAACATTGGGTATGGCTCAGACAAGAAGACCCGTCATTACCTTCCCAATGGCTTTAAGAAATTTGTGGTGCATAACATCAAAGAATTGGAAGTGTTGATGATGCACAACAGGTACAATTTACCTTTTTGTTGCATTTATCATCTTGGAGCATACTGAATGTTGATGGTGACTATGGGCGTATCTGTCAAAATGCTTAATTTTCAAGATGTCTCTGCAGGACCTACTGTGCAGAAATTGCACATGATGTTTCcacaaagaagaggaaagaaattgTTGA
The sequence above is a segment of the Telopea speciosissima isolate NSW1024214 ecotype Mountain lineage chromosome 7, Tspe_v1, whole genome shotgun sequence genome. Coding sequences within it:
- the LOC122667902 gene encoding 60S ribosomal protein L32-1-like; amino-acid sequence: MAVPLLTKKIVKKRVKKFKRPQSDRKICVKTNWRRPKGIDSRVRRKFKGCTLMPNIGYGSDKKTRHYLPNGFKKFVVHNIKELEVLMMHNRTYCAEIAHDVSTKKRKEIVERASQLDIVVTNKLARLRSQEDE